From the genome of Anabrus simplex isolate iqAnaSimp1 chromosome X, ASM4041472v1, whole genome shotgun sequence, one region includes:
- the LOC136886467 gene encoding obg-like ATPase 1, with amino-acid sequence MAPKKVEEPEKKPLIGRVGTNLKVGIVGIPNVGKSTFFNVLTKSQAAAENFPFCTIDPNESRVPVPDERFDYLCSYFKPVSKVPAFLNVVDIAGLVKGASEGQGLGNAFLSHIKACDALFHLCRAFENEDVTHVEGEVNPIRDLEIITEELRLKDQEYLLTHMEKMERTVLRGSDKKCKPEYDVLCKVKGILVDEMKQLRFGDWNANDIEILNKHLFITSKPVIYLVNLSEKDYIKKKNKWLVKIKEWVDKNDPGSIIIPFSGVFENRLADMDEEERAKYLEEVKANSALDKIIVQGYKALQLQYFFTAGPDEVKAWTIPKGTKAPQAAGKIHTDFEKGFIMAEVMKFDDFKEEGSESGVKAAGKYRQQGRNYVVEDGDIIFFKFNAGAGLKEAKKK; translated from the coding sequence ATGGCCCCTAAGAAAGTGGAAGAACCAGAGAAGAAACCTTTGATTGGACGTGTAGGAACTAATCTGAAAGTGGGAATTGTGGGCATTCCTAATGTTGGTAAATCTACTTTCTTCAATGTGTTAACTAAGAGCCAGGCAGCAGCAGAGAACTTCCCCTTTTGTACAATTGATCCCAATGAAAGCCGTGTACCTGTGCCAGATGAACGATTTGACTACTTGTGCTCTTACTTCAAGCCAGTAAGTAAAGTACCAGCCTTCCTAAATGTGGTGGATATAGCAGGACTTGTGAAGGGAGCATCTGAAGGTCAAGGGCTGGGAAATGCTTTCTTATCACACATCAAAGCCTGTGATGCTCTCTTCCATTTATGTCGAGCATTCGAAAATGAGGATGTGACTCATGTGGAAGGGGAAGTGAACCCCATCCGTGACCTGGAGATTATCACTGAAGAACTTCGGCTAAAAGATCAAGAGTATCTGCTGACGCACATGGAGAAAATGGAACGAACTGTGTTGCGTGGAAGTGATAAAAAATGTAAGCCTGAATATGATGTTCTGTGTAAGGTCAAAGGGATCCTTGTTGATGAAATGAAGCAATTAAGATTTGGGGACTGGAACGCAAATGATATTGAAATCTTGAACAAACATTTATTCATAACATCAAAACCTGTAATTTATTTGGTGAACCTCTCTGAGAAGGATtatataaagaagaagaacaaatgGCTGGTGAAGATAAAAGAATGGGTTGACAAGAATGATCCTGGTTCCATAATTATACCTTTCTCAGGAGTGTTCGAAAACAGACTAGCTGATATGGATGAAGAAGAGCGGGCCAAATACTTGGAGGAAGTTAAAGCAAATAGTGCATTAGACAAAATTATTGTACAGGGCTACAAGGCTCTTCAGTTGCAGTATTTTTTCACTGCAGGCCCTGATGAAGTTAAGGCTTGGACTATTCCAAAAGGTACAAAAGCTCCACAAGCTGCAGGTAAGATTCacacagattttgaaaaaggattCATCATGGCTGAGGTGATGAAATTCGATGACTTTAAAGAAGAAGGTTCGGAAAGTGGAGTAAAAGCTGCAGGAAAATACCGTCAGCAAGGACGTAACTATGTTGTAGAAGATGGAGACATTATATTTTTCAAGTTTAATGCTGGAGCAGGTTTAAAAGAGGCCAAGAAGAAATAA